One Miscanthus floridulus cultivar M001 chromosome 11, ASM1932011v1, whole genome shotgun sequence DNA window includes the following coding sequences:
- the LOC136493374 gene encoding anthocyanin regulatory R-S protein-like: MALSASQFQEELQQPAERQLRNQLAAAARSINWTYALFWSISSTHQPGVLTWTDGFYNGEVKTRMVSNSVKLTADQLVMQSSEQLRELYEALLSGECDRRAARPVGSLSPEDLGDTEFYYLVCMTYAFRPGQGLPGRSFASNEHVWLCNAHLASSKVFLRAILAKSAFIQSIVCIPVMGGVLELGTTDTVPEDPDLVSRATAAFLEPQCPTYLEEPSSNPSANEAREAADIVVFEDLGHNAMETMTAAGGHGQELGEAESLFNASLEHITKEIDDFYSLWEEMDVVTEATAVPGATTNNAADTSSSAPVDGSRATSFMAWARSQSCSDEVAVPVIQEPQKLLKKVVAGGGAWANCGGGGTTGTAQEISGIKNHVMSQRKSREKLNEMFLVLKSLVPSIHKVDKASILAKTIAYLKELQRRVEELESSRELLSRPSETTERPTTTRPRGIGNESVRKEVSAGSKRKSPEFGGDVEKEHPWVLPKDGTSNVTVTVSDRDVLLEVQCWWEELLMTRVFNAIKSLHLDVHSVQASAPDGFMGLKIRAQFAGSGAVVPWMISDALLKAIGKR, from the exons ATGGCACTATCAGCTTCCCAGTTTCAGGAAGAACTGCAGCAGCCTGCTGAGAGGCAGTTGAGGAACCAGCTCGCTGCAGCCGCGAGGAGCATCAACTGGACCTATGCCCTTTTCTGGTCCATTTCAAGCACTCACCAACCAGG GGTGCTGACGTGGACGGACGGGTTCTACAACGGCGAGGTGAAGACGAGGATGGTCTCCAACTCCGTGAAGCTGACAGCCGACCAGCTCGTGATGCAGAGTAGCGAGCAGCTCCGGGAGCTGTACGAGGCCCTCTTGTCCGGCGAGTGTGACCGCCGAGCGGCGCGGCCGGTCGGCTCGCTGTCGCCGGAGGACCTTGGGGACACCGAGTTCTACTACCTGGTCTGCATGACCTACGCCTTCCGGCCAGGCCAAGG GTTGCCCGGCAGGAGTTTCGCGAGCAACGAGCATGTCTGGCTGTGCAACGCGCACCTCGCCAGCAGCAAAGTCTTCCTCCGCGCGATCCTGGCCAAG AGCGCGTTCATTCAG TCAATCGTCTGCATCCCGGTTATGGGTGGCGTGCTTGAGCTGGGTACAACTGATACG GTGCCGGAGGACCCGGACTTGGTCAGCCGAGCAACCGCAGCTTTCTTGGAGCCGCAATGTCCGACATACTTGGAAGAGCCGAGCTCCAACCCGTCAGCAAACGAAGCCCGCGAGGCCGCAGACATTGTTGTGTTCGAGGACCTCGGTCACAATGCCATGGAGACGATGACTGCCGCCGGGGGACACGGACAGGAGCTAGGAGAAGCCGAGAGCCTGTTCAATGCAAGCCTGGAGCACATCACGAAGGAGATCGACGACTTCTACAGCCTCTGGGAGGAAATGGACGTCGTCACCGAAGCCACCGCCGTCCCGGGGGCTACTACTAACAACGCTGCCGACACCTCATCAAGCGCACCAGTTGACGGCTCTCGCGCGACCAGTTTCATGGCTTGGGCGAGATCGCAGTCGTGCTCCGATGAAGTGGCGGTGCCGGTCATCCAAGAGCCGCAGAAATTGCTGAAGAaagtggtggccggcggcggagCTTGGGCGAACTGTGGTGGCGGGGGCACGACGGGAACAGCACAGGAAATAAGTGGCATCAAGAATCATGTCATGTCACAGCGAAAGAGCCGAGAGAAGCTCAACGAGAtgttcctcgttctcaagtcattGGTTCCGTCCATTCACAAG GTGGACAAAGCGTCGATCCTCGCCAAAACGATAGCCTACCTCAAGGAGCTTCAGCGAAGGGTAGAAGAGCTGGAATCCAGTAGGGAACTTCTGTCGCGCCCATCCGAAACAACAGAAAGGCCTACAACTACAAGGCCCCGTGGCATTGGCAATGAGAGTGTCAGGAAGGAAGTCTCTGCTGGCTCCAAGAGGAAGAGCCCAGAGTTCGGCGGTGACGTGGAGAAGGAGCACCCCTGGGTCCTCCCCAAGGACGGCACCAGCAACGTCACCGTCACCGTCTCGGACAGGGACGTGCTCCTGGAGGTGCAATGCTGGTGGGAGGAGCTCCTGATGACACGGGTGTTCAACGCCATCAAGAGCCTCCATTTGGACGTTCACTCGGTTCAGGCTTCGGCACCAGATGGCTTTATGGGCCTCAAGATACGAGCTCAG TTTGCTGGCTCCGGTGCCGTCGTGCCCTGGATGATCAGCGATGCTCTTCTTAAAGCTATAGGGAAGCGATGA